Genomic segment of Chthoniobacterales bacterium:
CCTGCCACTGCCCGCTGCCGGACGGCATTTCCGCCGATGTCCGCATGTCGCCCGCGGAATTTCCCGTTTACGTCGACCTCGTCGCCCGCGCCCGGGAAGAATGGGCCGGCCGGGTGGACGTGCGCCTCGGCCTCGAGAGCGATTACTACCCCGGCGTCGAGCCGTGGCTGGAAAAACTCCACGCCCGCGTGCCGCTTCACCACGTCCTCGGCAGCGTCCACTATCACGTGCCGGAATACCGCGCCCGACACAACACGGGCGACGCATTCGCCTACCAGCAGCTTTACTACGAGCACCTCGCCGAGGCGGCCGAGACCGGCCTCTACGACACGCTCGCGCATCCCGATCTCATCAAGAACGACGCCCCCGCGGCGTGGCACCTCCCCCGCATTCTTCCCTTCATCGCCCGCTCCCTCGACCGCATCGCCGCCACCGGCGTGGCCATGGAGCTGAACACCAGCGGCCTCGACAAGGCGCTCTCCGAGATGAATCCCGGTCCGGTGCAGCTCGCGCTCATGCACGAGCGCGGCATTCCCGTCGTGATCGGCGCGGACGCCCATCGCCCCGGCCGCGTCGGCGACCGCTACCCCGCTGCGCTCGGTTTCCTGCGCGAGGCCGGTTACACCGAGGTCAGCTTCTTCCTCGATCGCCAGCGCCAGACGGTGCCGATCGACATCGCCCTCGCCTCGCTGCGGGTTCCAAAAGACGCCTCACTCGCTGGCTAGCGGCCTCTCTGCGGAATGCCCGGCTGCTGGATCGAGTCCCACGTGCCCGCGCGGCTCGACCGGCTCCCGTGGAGTCGCTGGCACTGGTTCATCGTCGTCGCCCTCGGCGCCACGTGGATCCTCGACGGCCTCGAGGTCACCCTCGCCGGCGCTCTGGGCGGGATTCTCACCCACCCCGGCGCACTCGGCTTTACCGAGACGCAGGTGGGCGGCAGCGCCACCGCCTACCTCGTGGGCGCCGTCGCGGGCGCGCTCTTCTTCGGCTATCTCACGGACCGCCTCGGCCGCAAACGCCTTTTCTTCGTCACCGTCGGCGTTTATCTCGGGGCCACCGCTCTGTCCGCCTTCGCCTGGGACTTCCCCAGCTATCTTCTCTTTCGCTTTCTCACCGGCGCCGGCATCGGCGGGGAATACGCCGCCATCAACTCCGCGATCGACGAACTGATTCCCGCCCGGTTTCGAGGCCGGGTCGCCCTTTTCATCAACTCGACCTACTGGATCGGCGCCGCCATGGGCGCCGGCGCCACGATCTGGCTGCTCGATCCCGCCCTCGTGCCCGTCTGGCTCGGCTGGAGGCTCGCCTTCGGCATCGGTGCCGTCCTCGGGCTCGGCGTGCTCCTTCTGCGCGCCTGGGTGCCGGAAAGCCCGCGCTGGCTGCTCATTCACGGTCGCAGGCCCGAGGCCGAGGCCACCGTTGCCGCCGTCGAGGAAATCGTCGGCCGCACCCGCGGAGCGCTGCCGCTGCCCGAGGGCAATCCGATCCGCATTCGCCAGCGCACCCACACCCCGTGGCGCGAAATCTGGCGCGCCGCCGTCGTCGAGCACCCGCGCCACACCCTGCTCGGGTTCTCGCTCATGGTGTCGCAGGCGTTTTTCTACAACGCCATCTTCTTCACCTACGCCCTCGTGCTCATGCGCTTCTACGAGGTCCCCGCGCAGAATGTCGGCCTCTACCTCCTGCCCTTTGCGCTCGGCAACGTCCTTGGCCCCTTCGTGCTCGGCCACCTTTTCGACACCGTCGGCCGCAAGCCAATGATCGTCGCCACCTACGCCCTCTCGGGCCTGCTGCTCGCCGCGACCGGCTTTCTCTTCCAGGCCGGCCTGCTCACCAGCATCACCCAGACGCTGGCATGGAGCGTCATCTTTTTCTTCGCTTCGGCTGCGGCAAGCTCTGCCTACCTCACCGTCAGCGAGATTTTTCCTCTCGAGATTCGCGCCATGGCCATCGCTGCCTTCTACGCCCTCGGCACGCTCATCGGCGGCGCCCTCGCGCCCCTGCTCTTCGGCTACCTCATCGGCACCGGCTCCGCATCGGCCGTGCTGGCCGGTTACCTCTTCGGCGCCATCCTCATGCTCGCCGCCGCCGGCATGGAGGCCTGGATCGGCGTCAAAGCCGAAGGTCGCTCGCTGGAATCCATCGCGCCCCCGCTCTCCACACGGGAGTAGTCGGACGGGTTGCTCATTGACCGCCCGGGAAAAGCCGCGCCTCAGCCGTTCAGCTCGGCGAGCACCTCGGGATCGCGCACGTCGGCCCAGTCGCCGAGCAGCTCGAAGGCTCGCACGCGTCGGCCGCTCAGCGCCAGCGCGCGAATCGCATCCGTGAGTTCGTATTCGCCTCGCGGCGACTTCTCGAGGCGCGCGGTGAACTCGTAAATGCTCGGCCGGAACAGATAGACGCCCGCGTTATACCAGGGACTCGTCGGCTCGCCCGGCTTCGGCTTCTCACGCAGGTCCGTCATGTGGAAATCCGCGTCGACGAATACCGCGCCGCCCTTGCTGACGTCCTCGCTGTGCTTCACCGAAATGATCGCCT
This window contains:
- a CDS encoding histidinol-phosphatase, coding for CHCPLPDGISADVRMSPAEFPVYVDLVARAREEWAGRVDVRLGLESDYYPGVEPWLEKLHARVPLHHVLGSVHYHVPEYRARHNTGDAFAYQQLYYEHLAEAAETGLYDTLAHPDLIKNDAPAAWHLPRILPFIARSLDRIAATGVAMELNTSGLDKALSEMNPGPVQLALMHERGIPVVIGADAHRPGRVGDRYPAALGFLREAGYTEVSFFLDRQRQTVPIDIALASLRVPKDASLAG
- a CDS encoding MFS transporter, with protein sequence MPGCWIESHVPARLDRLPWSRWHWFIVVALGATWILDGLEVTLAGALGGILTHPGALGFTETQVGGSATAYLVGAVAGALFFGYLTDRLGRKRLFFVTVGVYLGATALSAFAWDFPSYLLFRFLTGAGIGGEYAAINSAIDELIPARFRGRVALFINSTYWIGAAMGAGATIWLLDPALVPVWLGWRLAFGIGAVLGLGVLLLRAWVPESPRWLLIHGRRPEAEATVAAVEEIVGRTRGALPLPEGNPIRIRQRTHTPWREIWRAAVVEHPRHTLLGFSLMVSQAFFYNAIFFTYALVLMRFYEVPAQNVGLYLLPFALGNVLGPFVLGHLFDTVGRKPMIVATYALSGLLLAATGFLFQAGLLTSITQTLAWSVIFFFASAAASSAYLTVSEIFPLEIRAMAIAAFYALGTLIGGALAPLLFGYLIGTGSASAVLAGYLFGAILMLAAAGMEAWIGVKAEGRSLESIAPPLSTRE